TCATGGCCAAACACCTAATAAAATAGAAACGCTCAGTGGGATAAAAGATCTCTATGATAAAGGTTTTTTAATGGCTGACGCTAAACCTGAAAATTTTTTGAAAATAGAAACAGGACAAATAGTCCCTATTGATTTTGGCCTTATATTTTAGCCTAATAACCTATCTTCTATAGATCAAAGTGTCAAAATAGAAATAATCAGAGATTACATTAAGGGCGGATACCATTATATTCCATCAAGTTTGAAATCTGAATAGACCTCTCATATAAAAGCATTAGACTCGATGCTAGGTTCTGCAAGCCAAATGCGATACATAAATACTAAAGAGCTAAGCAATGCAGGAGTATTTACGATAAATAGAAAATAATGCAATGAATATTAACTTTCTCCAATAAAAAACCCGCAGTCCAATTGGAAGCGGGTTTTGTATTTTAACCAGTGCCGGTTTAATCAAGGCACTTAGGCATTTAATTATGCGTTATGGCTAGTGCTGCGACGACGTGGTGCCGCAGTATTATGATCTTCATTACGACCACGTGGAGCGCTGCTATTACCACGATCACGGTTTCCACCACGGCGGTTACCGCCCGCATTATCACGATCACCACCACTACGACGGTTTCCACCTTCGCGGTCGTTACGACGGCCTGCACCAAAACCACCTTCGCTACCACCTTCGCGACGTGGACCACCACGACGCTCACGACGTTCAAATGGTTGCGCATCGCCAATCAGTTGCATCTGAGTTGGTTTGTTCAGAATACGTGCACGGCTTAAATGGGTTAATACGTCAGTTGGCATGCCTTTTGGTAATTCAATGGTAGAGTGGGTACCATACAATTTAATATTACCAATATAACGGCTGCTGATGTCAGCTTCGTTCGCAATCGCACCAACAATGTGACGAACTTCTACACCATCATCGCGGCCAACTTCGATACGGTACATTTCCATATCACCAACATCACGACGCTCACGACGAGCACTACCGCCACGCTCTGCACGCTCAAAACCATTGCCATTGCTGTTATTGCGATCACGGCGACGATCATCACGGTCGTTAAACTCACGACGTGGACGACGTGGAGCATCAGGTGGCAGGATCAGGGCACGTTCACCTTGAGCCATTTTCAGCAGTGCTGCTGCTAATGTTTCCATATCTACATCTTCTGATGGAGACAGCTTAGCCAACAGTGCACGGTATTGATCTAAATCGCTGCTTTCAAATTGCTGTTGAATTTTTTCAGCAAATTTCGCCTGACGACGTTCACTTAATAGCTGAGAATCTGGCAGTTCCACCTCTGGAATAGTCAGCTTCATGGTGCGTTCAACGTTACGCAGCAAACGACGCTCACGATTCTCAACGAATAATAATGCGCGACCCGCACGGCCCGCACGGCCAGTACGACCGATACGGTGAACGTAAGATTCTGCATCCATTGGAATATCATAGTTAACAACTAGGCTGATACGCTCAACGTCAAGACCGCGAGCCGCAACGTCAGTTGCAATCAATATATCCAAACGACCATCTTTTAAACGCTCTAAGGTTTGTTCACGCAGTGCTTGGTTCATATCACCATTCAGTGCCGCACTGTTGTAACCATTACGCTCAAGCGCTTCAGCGACTTCCAATGTTGCGTTTTTAGTACGCACAAAGATGATTGCAGCATCGAAATCTTCAGCTTCTAAGAAACGAACTAATGCTTCGTTCTTACGCATGCCATACACAGTCCAATAGCTTTGAGCAATATCTGGACGTGTTGTAATGCTAGCTTGAATGCGGATCTCTTTAGGCTCTTTCATGAAACGGCGTGTAATACGACGAATTGGCTCAGGCATAGTCGCAGAGAACAACGCAGTTTGATGATCAGCTGGAATTTGGCTCATGATGTTTTCAACATCTTCAATAAAGCCCATACGTAGCATTTCATCGGCTTCGTCTAATACGAGGCCTTTCAATTTAGAAAGATCCAAAGTACCACGTTTTAGATGGTCAAGTAGGCGGCCAGGCGTACCGACAACCACTTGCGGGCCTTGGCGCAGAGCACGTAATTGTACGTCATAGCGTTGGCCACCATACAGAGCAACAACATTAACGCGGCTCATGTGTTTAGAGAAATCGCCCATCGCTTCAGCAACTTGAACAGCCAACTCACGAGTTGGAGCAAGAACCAAAATTTGTGGGGCTTTTAAATCAGGATCGATGTTATGGAGTAACGGCAAACTAAAAGCAGCAGTTTTACCACTACCTGTTTGGGCCATCCCCAGCACATCATTACCTTCCATCAACAATGGGATACATTGCTGCTGGATCGGTGAAGGTTTTTCGTATCCCAGGTCGTTTAGTGCAGTCAAAATAGACGCTGATAAACCTAAATCAGCGAAAGAGATATCAGTCTCGGTGGTCATGTAAAGGTGCCTCATACTTAATGGCGGCCAGTTTACATAACCGTACGAAATTCATTTCGGTCATTTTCATTTAAAATGTGAACTGGCTCAAATTGTGTTATTAAACGAACAAATAGGCCGTCACCCCTAAAGATGATGGCTCAAAAAATAGTCATGAAATGTTCGTCAGCTATTGCTGGCCCGATTCTAAAAGGTCGTCTTGTTCTTGGCCTAACAGCGCCAATTCCAACAATGCATAGCGGTGTTCAACAAAGCTGTGAGCGTTGTTAGCCACCGTCAGTTTGAATAACGCAGTTGCGCTATCCTTATCCCCCAGACTTAGGTAATGCTTACCTAAATAGAAGTTAGTTTCACTGAGATGCTCAGCGAGCGAAGTGTTATCCGTAAAAGTTTCTTTCAAACGCGTCATCAATGTATTTTCACTGATGTCACCTAAATAAAACTCTACGATATTCCAGCCCCATTGCCCCTTCTCCGCACGATTATAGCGAGCAGCAAGATTTTCTTGCGCTATACGCGGGTCTATGTCTTTTTCAACAAGATAAAGCCATAGAGAACGAAAAGGATCATTTGGATCTATCTGATAATACGCCAGCAGATCATCCTGCGCTAATTTATGACGGCCACCGTAATATAATGCGATGCCACGGTTCATACGCGCGAAATTGTAAGTTGGATCAAGCTCTAATACAGAATCAAACGCTTCATAGGCGGCATCATAATTGCCAGCCTGCGTAAAATATATTCCTAAAAAGTTAAAGATTTCAGGAATATCAGGGCGGATCGCTAACGCAGTTGAAAAATCATTGCGCGCTAATGCCCTCAAACCGAGACTATCATACAACACTCCGCGCTCATATAAAAGCTGGGCGTATTCATCATCGGTTAAAGATCGGCTCGCAAGGATTTGTTCCATACGAGCCAATATCACTTCTTGCTGTAATGATGGTTGCAAAGGAACAGCAAATACCTCGTTTTTACGCCAATCTTTGCTACTACATCCAAGTAGTACAAAAAAGATAAGCGCAGAGACTACACGAGTAAACGTGTTTAAATCCCTAAACCGAAGACAGATACTGTTCAGCATACTCCGTCCTTACATTACCACTAGTTCAGCAAATTACGGCTAAATGTGCCTTCATACAAAAGGCGCTGTTTCAGTATCAGCCTACTCTGCTGAGTCCTGTTGCTGTGCTGGAACTTCTTCCGTTGCCACAGCTTCTTTCATGCTTAGGCGGATACGGCCTTGACGGTCGATTTCCAATACCTTAACGGGTACTTCTTGACCCATTTGCAGGTAGTCAGTCACTTTCTCAACACGCTTATCAGCGATTTGAGAAATATGAACTAAACCTTCTTTACCACCACCGATAGCAACGAATGCACCGAAGTCAACGATACGAGTGACCTTACCTTGATAGATACGGCCAACTTCAACTTCAGCAGTAATTTCTTCGATGCGACGAATCGCTTCTTTCGCTTTCAGGCCATCAGTTGCAGCAATCTTCACAGTACCATCATCTTCAATTTCAATGGTTGTACCGGTTTCTTCAGTCAGTGCACGGATCACTGAACCACCTTTACCGATAACATCTTTGATCTTGTCTGGATTGATACGGATAGTGTAGATACGTGGTGCGAACTCAGAGATCTCTTCACGAGGGCTGTTAATCGCTTGTTCCATCGTACCTAAAATGTGTAGACGAGCACCTTTCGCTTGATTCAATGCAACTTGCATGATTTCGCGAGTGATACCTTCAATTTTAATGTCCATTTGCAGTGCACTGATACCATCACGGCTACCAGCTACTTTAAAGTCCATATCACCTAAGTGGTCTTCGTCACCTAGAATGTCAGAAAGTACAACGAAATCGTCGCCTTCTTTAACCAGACCCATTGCAATACCAGCAACAGCCGCTTTAATTGGTACACCAGCATCCATCAGAGCCAGAGAAGCACCACATACAGAAGCCATTGAAGATGAACCATTTGATTCAGTGATTTCAGATACAACACGTACCGTGTATGGGAAATCAGCGTGGTTTGGCATAACAGCCAGAACACCACGTTTTGCTAAACGGCCATGACCAATTTCACGACGTTTAGGTGAACCTACCATACCAGTTTCACCAACAGAGTATGGAGGGAAGTTATAGTGGAACAAGAAGCGGTCAGTGTACTCGCCCATTAGTTGGTCGATTACCTGCGCATCACGTTCAGTACCAAGTGTTGCCGTTACCAGTGCTTGAGTTTCACCACGAGTAAACAGTGCCGAACCATGGGTGCGTGGCAGAACACCTGTACGTACGTCTAACGCACGAACCATGTCTTTCTCACGACCATCAATACGTGGCTCACCACGGATAACACGGCTACGTACAACTTGTTTTTCTAAGTTAGCAAGAATATCTGCAATTTCAGAAGTATCGACGTTTTCGTCTTCAGCAACAATTGCCGCGGTGACTTCATCTTTAATCAAGTCAACTTGTGCGTAACGCTCTTGTTTCTCAGTGATACGGTATGCATCGCCCATACGGCTTTCAGCCAAGGCAGCAACTTTATCTTGCAGAGCTTGGTTAACTGGCTCAGGTTGCCAATCCCATTTTTCTTTGCCTGCTTCTTTTACTAATTCATTAATTTCATTGATAACAACTTGTTGTTGGTCATGACCAAAAACAACGGCACCAAGCATTTGCTCTTCGCTTAACAGCTCAGCTTCTGATTCAACCATCAGAACAGCACTTTCAGTTCCTGCAACCACTAAATCAAGGCGGCTTGATTTCAATTCGTCAGCAGTTGGGTTCAATACATATTCATCATTGATAAAACCAACACGAGCTGCGCCGATTGGGCCATTGAAAGGAACACCTGACAGAGCTAATGCAGCTGATGCACCGATCATTGCAACGATATCTGGGTTAACTTGTGGGTTAACAGACACCACAGTAGCGATGATTTGGATTTCGTTCAGGAAGCCTTCTGGGAACAGTGGGCGTAGTGGACGGTCAATCAGGCGAGCGATCAGGGTTTCACCTTCGCCAGGGCGACCTTCACGACGGAAGAAACTACCTGGGATACGACCAGCGGCATAGGTACGCTCTTGATAGTTAACCGTCAGAGGGAAAAAGTCTTGCCCTTCTTTAACTTTTTTCTGAGCTACCGCAGTAACGAAAACCGCAGTATCATCCATATTCACCATTACCGCGGCTGTCGCTTGGCGAGCGATCATACCAGTTTCAATGGATACAGTGTGCTGACCGTATTGGAATTTGCGAACGATAGGATTTAACAAAATATTACCCTTCATTTTTAGGCCGCTGGAGCTTTTCTAGCGACATTGGCTTTCTCTTCCTACCACAGCCTCGCGACTAATGAGAACACTGATGTTCATGTTATCAATTTTCTCATTAGCCGCGCGAATCGGTGTAGCTGAAGAGGCGTTAATAAAACAATTAATTACGGATCATAGCTTAGCATTTAAGTTAAGTATAATTCGAGTATTACTTCAACTTTAATATAACTTTTAGAAGAAAAGGGGCCGGTGGCCCCTTTTCACTGAAACTGACGATACTCGTCCTACTTCAAGTCACAGCGTTGTTAACTCTATTCACTCGCACTAGTCACATACTGATGTATGCGCTTAGTATCTCACTCATTTGTCGCCTAGCTGCGCCTCGAATTATTTAGAGTAAAGACTAGCGACGCAGGCCTAAACGCTCGATAAGAGCGGTATAACGCGCGATGTCTTTGCCTTTCAAGTAAGCTTGCAATCTACGACGCTGAGCAACCATACGCAGCAGACCACGACGGCTGTGGTGATCTTTTTTATGCTCTGAAAAGTGGCTTTGCAGATGGTTGATTTGAGCAGTTAACAGAGCGATTTGAACTTCGCTTGAACCAGTGTCGTTTTCACCGCGGCCGAATTCAGCAACGATTTTTGCTTTCGCTTCAGTACTTAGAGACATAATAAACTCCAAATGTATAAATGTATGTAATGAGAGCCAATCTCTAATTTAGCATCTCACAGATTAAGCGCCGCTATTCTACGCTGCTTAACGGCGCAAAGCAATAAGTGCCGCGATGCGGATTATTCATTTTCGACGACTAAACGTCGCGGCGCAACCCGAAGATCTTCACTGATCACCGCAATCCCAATAAAGCATTGAGAGTCACCTCGAGTCACTCTGATCATCGTACCTTCAGCTAATCCACCAATATCGGCTCTAACTGGTTGACCTTGCTTAAAATAAGCGGCTGTTTCTTCAGTTAAATTGACCGCTGGAAAATGCACGACAGCGGTATCCATCGGTAACAATAAACTATCGAGTAATGACTCAAAAGAGCCCTCACCTGCATCGACTCTTGCTCTTAGCTCTGCTAACTGTTCCAATGTCACCATCCGTTCGTACGGATAATTTGCCACTTGAACTCGGCGCAAATAGGTCACATGAGCACCACAGCCTAACATTTCACCTAAATCATCAATGATGGTTCGAATATAAGTGCCTTTAGAACAGTGGATTTCCAGCTCAAGCTCATTACCTTCTAAGCGAATAAACTGTAACTCATAGACTGTAATTGGGCGGGCTTCGCGCTCTACGGTGATCCCCTTTCGTGCATACTCATACAGAGGGCGTCCTTGATGTTTCAATGCGGAATACATTGAGGGAACTTGCAAAGTATCACCACGAAAGTGCTCTAAAGCCTCATCAAGCTGAGCTTGTGTAAACTCAATGTTACGCTCACTGATGATTTCTCCGTGAGAGTCAGAAGTGTCGGTACGTTGCCCCAAGCGAGCAATTACACGATAACGTTTATCTGAATCAAGTAAAAACTGAGAGAATTTGGTT
This portion of the Providencia manganoxydans genome encodes:
- a CDS encoding DEAD/DEAH family ATP-dependent RNA helicase, with translation MTTETDISFADLGLSASILTALNDLGYEKPSPIQQQCIPLLMEGNDVLGMAQTGSGKTAAFSLPLLHNIDPDLKAPQILVLAPTRELAVQVAEAMGDFSKHMSRVNVVALYGGQRYDVQLRALRQGPQVVVGTPGRLLDHLKRGTLDLSKLKGLVLDEADEMLRMGFIEDVENIMSQIPADHQTALFSATMPEPIRRITRRFMKEPKEIRIQASITTRPDIAQSYWTVYGMRKNEALVRFLEAEDFDAAIIFVRTKNATLEVAEALERNGYNSAALNGDMNQALREQTLERLKDGRLDILIATDVAARGLDVERISLVVNYDIPMDAESYVHRIGRTGRAGRAGRALLFVENRERRLLRNVERTMKLTIPEVELPDSQLLSERRQAKFAEKIQQQFESSDLDQYRALLAKLSPSEDVDMETLAAALLKMAQGERALILPPDAPRRPRREFNDRDDRRRDRNNSNGNGFERAERGGSARRERRDVGDMEMYRIEVGRDDGVEVRHIVGAIANEADISSRYIGNIKLYGTHSTIELPKGMPTDVLTHLSRARILNKPTQMQLIGDAQPFERRERRGGPRREGGSEGGFGAGRRNDREGGNRRSGGDRDNAGGNRRGGNRDRGNSSAPRGRNEDHNTAAPRRRSTSHNA
- the nlpI gene encoding lipoprotein NlpI — encoded protein: MLNSICLRFRDLNTFTRVVSALIFFVLLGCSSKDWRKNEVFAVPLQPSLQQEVILARMEQILASRSLTDDEYAQLLYERGVLYDSLGLRALARNDFSTALAIRPDIPEIFNFLGIYFTQAGNYDAAYEAFDSVLELDPTYNFARMNRGIALYYGGRHKLAQDDLLAYYQIDPNDPFRSLWLYLVEKDIDPRIAQENLAARYNRAEKGQWGWNIVEFYLGDISENTLMTRLKETFTDNTSLAEHLSETNFYLGKHYLSLGDKDSATALFKLTVANNAHSFVEHRYALLELALLGQEQDDLLESGQQ
- the pnp gene encoding polyribonucleotide nucleotidyltransferase, whose amino-acid sequence is MLNPIVRKFQYGQHTVSIETGMIARQATAAVMVNMDDTAVFVTAVAQKKVKEGQDFFPLTVNYQERTYAAGRIPGSFFRREGRPGEGETLIARLIDRPLRPLFPEGFLNEIQIIATVVSVNPQVNPDIVAMIGASAALALSGVPFNGPIGAARVGFINDEYVLNPTADELKSSRLDLVVAGTESAVLMVESEAELLSEEQMLGAVVFGHDQQQVVINEINELVKEAGKEKWDWQPEPVNQALQDKVAALAESRMGDAYRITEKQERYAQVDLIKDEVTAAIVAEDENVDTSEIADILANLEKQVVRSRVIRGEPRIDGREKDMVRALDVRTGVLPRTHGSALFTRGETQALVTATLGTERDAQVIDQLMGEYTDRFLFHYNFPPYSVGETGMVGSPKRREIGHGRLAKRGVLAVMPNHADFPYTVRVVSEITESNGSSSMASVCGASLALMDAGVPIKAAVAGIAMGLVKEGDDFVVLSDILGDEDHLGDMDFKVAGSRDGISALQMDIKIEGITREIMQVALNQAKGARLHILGTMEQAINSPREEISEFAPRIYTIRINPDKIKDVIGKGGSVIRALTEETGTTIEIEDDGTVKIAATDGLKAKEAIRRIEEITAEVEVGRIYQGKVTRIVDFGAFVAIGGGKEGLVHISQIADKRVEKVTDYLQMGQEVPVKVLEIDRQGRIRLSMKEAVATEEVPAQQQDSAE
- the rpsO gene encoding 30S ribosomal protein S15, whose amino-acid sequence is MSLSTEAKAKIVAEFGRGENDTGSSEVQIALLTAQINHLQSHFSEHKKDHHSRRGLLRMVAQRRRLQAYLKGKDIARYTALIERLGLRR
- the truB gene encoding tRNA pseudouridine(55) synthase TruB gives rise to the protein MGRRRSGRNIDGVVLLDKPTDISSNDALQKVRRFFNANKAGHTGALDPLATGMLPVCLGEATKFSQFLLDSDKRYRVIARLGQRTDTSDSHGEIISERNIEFTQAQLDEALEHFRGDTLQVPSMYSALKHQGRPLYEYARKGITVEREARPITVYELQFIRLEGNELELEIHCSKGTYIRTIIDDLGEMLGCGAHVTYLRRVQVANYPYERMVTLEQLAELRARVDAGEGSFESLLDSLLLPMDTAVVHFPAVNLTEETAAYFKQGQPVRADIGGLAEGTMIRVTRGDSQCFIGIAVISEDLRVAPRRLVVENE